In Candidatus Desulfofervidus auxilii, one genomic interval encodes:
- the murA gene encoding UDP-N-acetylglucosamine 1-carboxyvinyltransferase — MDKFVIHGGIPLRGKIKISGGKNAALPMLAASLLTPEPIVYHNVPQLSDIFTIKRLLTDLGVIFNGDDSLIAQAKKIKSHCAPYDLVRTMRASILVLGPLLAREGKAYVSLPGGCAIGPRPVDLHLRGLTQMGAEITLEGGYINARARRLKGAEIYLDIPTVTGTENLMMAASLAQGTTILKNAAREPEVVALAQMLKQMGAEIEGQGANIIKIKGAESLKGTKVTIIPDRIEAGTYMVAAGITGGKIYIENCCLEHLEAVVDKLREAGLTIEPEGSWVKVKAPQVIKSTDVTTLTYPGFPTDMQAQFMALMCLGNGVSVIKENVFENRFMHVPELRRLGANIKIEGASAIVKGVPRFTGAPVIATDLRASASLVLAGLAADGVTEINRVYHLDRGYEQMEKKLQALGAKIERVKD; from the coding sequence ATGGATAAATTTGTCATTCATGGTGGTATTCCCCTCAGAGGAAAAATAAAAATAAGTGGGGGGAAAAATGCCGCCCTTCCTATGTTGGCTGCCAGTTTACTCACCCCAGAGCCAATAGTTTATCACAATGTGCCCCAATTAAGTGACATTTTCACTATTAAGAGGCTTCTAACTGATTTGGGGGTAATTTTTAATGGAGATGATTCCCTTATTGCCCAGGCAAAAAAAATTAAAAGTCATTGTGCTCCTTATGACTTAGTGCGTACTATGCGTGCTTCTATCCTCGTTTTGGGTCCCCTGTTAGCACGTGAGGGAAAGGCCTATGTCAGTTTACCTGGTGGGTGTGCTATTGGTCCAAGACCGGTGGATTTACATTTAAGAGGACTTACTCAAATGGGAGCAGAAATTACTTTAGAAGGGGGTTATATAAATGCTAGGGCAAGACGACTTAAGGGAGCAGAAATCTATCTTGATATTCCTACCGTAACAGGTACAGAAAACTTGATGATGGCAGCCTCTCTAGCCCAGGGCACCACAATACTCAAAAATGCCGCTCGTGAGCCTGAGGTAGTAGCTTTGGCTCAGATGTTAAAACAAATGGGAGCAGAGATAGAAGGGCAAGGGGCAAATATTATTAAAATAAAGGGTGCAGAGAGTTTAAAAGGAACAAAAGTTACCATTATTCCAGATAGAATTGAGGCAGGTACCTATATGGTGGCTGCAGGTATTACCGGTGGTAAGATATACATAGAAAATTGTTGTTTAGAACACTTGGAAGCAGTAGTAGATAAATTAAGAGAAGCAGGTTTAACCATAGAACCTGAAGGTAGTTGGGTAAAGGTAAAGGCTCCACAAGTAATCAAAAGCACAGATGTGACTACTCTAACTTATCCGGGTTTTCCTACAGACATGCAAGCCCAATTTATGGCCCTTATGTGTTTGGGTAATGGAGTTAGTGTAATTAAAGAAAACGTATTTGAAAACCGTTTTATGCATGTACCTGAATTAAGACGCCTCGGAGCCAATATTAAAATAGAGGGTGCCAGTGCCATTGTAAAGGGTGTGCCTAGATTCACCGGTGCCCCGGTTATAGCTACGGATTTAAGAGCCAGTGCCTCATTAGTTTTGGCAGGTCTAGCCGCTGATGGAGTTACTGAGATAAATCGGGTTTATCATTTGGATAGAGGCTATGAGCAAATGGAAAAAAAGTTGCAAGCACTTGGGGCAAAAATAGAGAGGGTAAAAGATTAA
- a CDS encoding ComEC/Rec2 family competence protein, whose product MSYFRHPLIFLLPFYIIGLLLGGTWPEERNYFLLFFLLLSLLSLIVVKKVQHFSFLRYLLGISIIAGGALYQSYFFIPPKNPSHIVNYIDKKVNLKGKIISVTPFSDKAALILTNLQLLQGKQEGKIKGKIAITVYHPSKSYHKGNIIKVRGKVKTICSFGNPGIYDYARLWHGKGVWARMWLQDKNILILDYEKPGLWPYLLETIREKIRRFLAKHLSQPAQGVYQTLLLGEKASLLPFIKDDFIFTGTSHLLAISGLHLGMVMVLSFTLFWYLLSRSEYLLLKFELKKIAVLISLIPTFFYASLAHFSPATARSFVMILLFWWLYFSRRLKDTWVFLATAAWLLLLLHPPMIYQISFQLSFLALASILYFTPRLPGGTYWLSLKSGSFKQKCIRYLLLSLYVSIGAWLGTLPIILHYFAGVSFIAPVVNLLAIPWMGFVILPLGLLSIFTLFFSPSVSAFFLHLGEEALNPLLCFLHKIATIPGIFTWCITPNWVEVLAIYIFLFAVFYPQKGKKYMFVAIFCFFLLDISSQFYKHSQKKLTVSFLDVGGGTSVLLRFPHGKTMLIGGGGSHFSNYDPGRFVVAKTLWAQKLWRLDYLVLPTPHYSYLNGLTFITQHFHPQFLWTNGVRVNDAHYWHLFYLCQKRGISIKTPKTQEIDGVKVKVLYPKKTKALSLKDSLIIKCHYKEVSFLFPFYTQVKTLEKLTSFLKTDVLLSPNYGSKAVNSPHFIQKIKARYVVFAGRIPTREVVKNYVNSGSKVFFTGKDGMINFVTNGYDLKVKTHH is encoded by the coding sequence ATGTCTTATTTTCGCCACCCTCTCATCTTCTTGCTCCCTTTTTATATTATAGGTCTTCTCCTGGGAGGCACATGGCCTGAAGAAAGAAATTATTTTCTCTTATTTTTTTTATTGTTATCATTATTATCATTAATTGTTGTAAAAAAGGTTCAGCATTTCTCTTTTTTACGGTATCTCTTGGGGATATCTATTATTGCTGGCGGAGCTCTTTATCAAAGTTATTTTTTCATTCCTCCCAAAAACCCTTCTCACATTGTCAATTATATTGATAAAAAGGTTAATTTAAAAGGCAAAATCATTTCTGTCACTCCCTTTTCAGATAAAGCAGCACTCATTTTAACTAATTTACAATTACTTCAAGGCAAGCAGGAAGGAAAAATCAAAGGTAAAATAGCAATCACTGTATATCACCCTTCCAAATCTTACCATAAGGGAAACATTATAAAAGTTAGAGGAAAAGTCAAAACCATTTGCAGTTTTGGAAATCCAGGCATTTACGATTATGCTCGTCTGTGGCATGGGAAGGGCGTTTGGGCAAGAATGTGGCTTCAGGATAAAAATATATTGATTCTGGATTATGAAAAGCCAGGGCTATGGCCTTATTTATTAGAAACCATCCGAGAAAAAATTAGAAGGTTTTTAGCCAAACACCTCTCTCAACCTGCTCAGGGAGTTTATCAAACTCTACTTTTAGGCGAAAAAGCAAGTCTTTTACCCTTTATCAAAGACGATTTCATCTTCACTGGCACAAGCCATTTATTGGCCATCTCTGGCTTGCATTTAGGGATGGTTATGGTCCTGAGCTTCACCTTATTCTGGTATTTACTCTCTCGTTCTGAATACCTTTTGTTGAAATTTGAGCTAAAAAAGATAGCAGTTTTGATATCTCTTATTCCTACTTTTTTCTATGCCTCTTTGGCCCATTTTTCGCCGGCTACCGCCCGTTCCTTTGTTATGATTCTTTTATTTTGGTGGCTTTATTTCAGTAGGCGTTTAAAAGATACCTGGGTCTTTCTGGCCACAGCAGCCTGGTTACTATTGCTTTTGCACCCTCCTATGATTTATCAAATTTCTTTCCAACTATCCTTTCTGGCCTTGGCCTCTATCCTTTATTTTACCCCCAGGCTACCTGGTGGGACTTATTGGCTTTCTCTGAAATCAGGCTCTTTTAAACAAAAGTGCATTCGCTATCTATTATTGTCTCTTTATGTAAGTATTGGGGCATGGCTTGGCACCTTACCTATAATCTTACATTATTTTGCCGGTGTTTCCTTCATTGCTCCTGTTGTTAACCTTTTGGCTATCCCCTGGATGGGATTTGTGATACTTCCCCTTGGCCTTTTGAGCATTTTTACATTGTTTTTCTCCCCATCAGTCTCTGCATTTTTTCTCCACTTAGGTGAGGAGGCATTAAATCCTTTGCTATGCTTTCTTCACAAAATAGCCACTATTCCTGGCATTTTTACCTGGTGCATAACACCCAATTGGGTGGAGGTATTGGCCATCTATATTTTTTTATTTGCTGTTTTTTATCCCCAAAAGGGAAAGAAATATATGTTTGTTGCTATCTTTTGTTTCTTTCTCTTAGACATAAGCTCCCAGTTTTACAAACACTCTCAAAAGAAGCTTACCGTTTCCTTTCTGGATGTGGGTGGAGGAACATCTGTTTTATTGCGTTTCCCTCATGGGAAAACCATGCTTATAGGTGGTGGAGGCTCTCATTTTTCTAATTATGACCCTGGACGGTTTGTGGTAGCCAAGACACTATGGGCGCAAAAATTATGGCGTTTAGATTATTTGGTCTTACCCACACCGCATTATAGTTATTTAAACGGCTTGACCTTTATCACCCAACACTTCCATCCGCAATTTTTGTGGACAAATGGAGTAAGAGTTAACGACGCTCATTACTGGCATCTATTTTATCTTTGCCAAAAAAGAGGTATTTCCATAAAAACACCCAAAACCCAGGAAATAGACGGGGTTAAAGTGAAAGTCCTTTATCCTAAAAAAACAAAGGCTCTCTCTTTAAAAGACAGCTTAATAATCAAGTGCCATTATAAAGAAGTCTCTTTTCTTTTTCCTTTTTATACCCAAGTGAAGACACTTGAAAAACTTACTTCTTTTTTAAAAACAGATGTCCTTCTTTCCCCAAATTATGGTAGTAAAGCAGTCAATTCTCCTCATTTTATTCAAAAAATAAAAGCTAGATATGTGGTTTTTGCAGGAAGAATACCTACTAGAGAAGTGGTAAAAAACTATGTAAATTCTGGGAGTAAAGTGTTTTTTACTGGTAAGGATGGTATGATCAATTTTGTCACAAACGGCTATGATTTAAAGGTAAAAACTCACCATTGA
- a CDS encoding MBL fold metallo-hydrolase, translated as MDSEIFVKQLVVGPLAVCCYLVGYSETKETAIIDPGGDEDLIINTIKKMSLKPVIIINTHAHPDHTAGNQTLKQVFNIPIAMHESDAGSFLNQANLFLGSIVGALPTPQPDILLKNGNNVVLGPISLKVIHTPGHTPGSICLYYPGHVFTGDTLFVKAVGRTDLPGGSWETLIKSIKTRLFTLPEETIVWPGHDYGEKPNSTIGEEKRFNPFIK; from the coding sequence GTGGATTCAGAAATATTTGTCAAACAGTTGGTTGTAGGCCCACTAGCAGTCTGCTGTTATTTGGTAGGTTACTCGGAAACCAAAGAAACAGCCATTATTGATCCAGGAGGGGATGAGGATTTAATTATAAATACTATAAAAAAGATGTCTTTAAAGCCGGTAATAATCATTAACACTCACGCCCATCCTGACCATACAGCCGGTAATCAAACCTTAAAACAAGTTTTTAATATTCCCATCGCTATGCATGAGTCAGATGCAGGCTCCTTTTTAAATCAAGCAAATTTATTTTTAGGCAGTATAGTTGGAGCGTTGCCTACCCCTCAACCTGATATATTGCTTAAGAATGGAAACAATGTGGTTCTTGGCCCGATTTCTTTAAAAGTGATTCATACTCCAGGTCATACTCCGGGTAGTATTTGTCTTTATTATCCTGGTCATGTATTTACAGGTGATACATTATTTGTAAAAGCAGTAGGCAGAACAGACCTCCCTGGAGGCTCTTGGGAGACGTTGATAAAGTCTATTAAAACCAGATTGTTCACTCTTCCAGAAGAAACTATTGTATGGCCAGGTCATGATTATGGAGAAAAGCCAAATTCAACCATCGGAGAAGAAAAAAGATTTAATCCCTTTATCAAATAG
- a CDS encoding DUF3368 domain-containing protein yields the protein MTAVFNTSPLIFLGRLGYLEKTLSLFQMVAIPKKVIKEISVKDDEANEKVLKIKNHSNVNFGLATKLVKLYKALNERLGQGESEAIALAVELNADVVILDDFAARKAAMELGLKVKGTLGIIKKLLEENKIKIEDINKLYETLKKIGFRVRREIFKNIFESSVSTCN from the coding sequence TTGACAGCAGTTTTTAATACCTCTCCCCTAATTTTTCTTGGAAGACTTGGATATTTAGAAAAAACTTTGTCCTTATTCCAAATGGTTGCCATTCCAAAAAAAGTAATAAAAGAAATTTCTGTCAAAGACGATGAAGCTAATGAGAAAGTCTTAAAAATTAAAAACCATAGCAATGTTAACTTTGGTTTAGCCACCAAATTAGTAAAACTTTATAAAGCGTTAAATGAAAGACTTGGCCAAGGTGAATCTGAAGCAATAGCTTTGGCAGTAGAATTAAATGCCGACGTGGTTATTTTAGATGATTTTGCAGCAAGAAAAGCAGCAATGGAATTAGGTTTAAAAGTCAAAGGAACGCTAGGAATAATAAAGAAGCTTTTAGAAGAAAACAAAATTAAAATAGAAGACATAAATAAGCTTTATGAAACACTTAAAAAAATTGGTTTTAGAGTTAGAAGAGAAATCTTTAAGAATATCTTTGAAAGTTCTGTTTCTACTTGCAACTAG
- a CDS encoding flippase, with product MNQELTTSFKKVVKGTGVVFIGTILGTLLGFIFRVIVVRYITKAEYGLLSLSLAMINILVVVSCLGFINGVPRFISYALGKREYSKAWATIKTSISLVAVLSIFFALVLVSFSNYIANFFHKLGLIPIVKIIAFVLPLMALTEIFISILRGFEDVKAKVFFQDIFSKGIKIVIGGLVILLDLSFKGVVFTYLIGGFFTLIFLSYYAKSRINELLPKISNFYPSITKELMSFSLPLLGSSIFAILREHSTILLLGYFKPANTVGLYNVALPLAQLISMPLMAMVFIYLPIASQLYAQGNLKDMKLLYISVTKWIFFITLPIFLSMLLAPKIIIKLLFGSKYIEASVALQILTLGFFIHTFLGPNGMTLISIGKTNIMLFCSVISTFVGIIVALLLIPNYGLIGAAVSAATSLAMFNFSASFFLYKIFALHPFKKNYTIPLITTISLILLGFHITKHFLSSDWQIIISVLFLSICFPLITFLTKNFTEEDIWFITTVKKKMINNSHT from the coding sequence ATGAATCAAGAATTAACAACTTCATTTAAAAAGGTAGTAAAAGGCACGGGGGTAGTTTTTATTGGGACTATTTTAGGCACCCTTTTAGGTTTTATCTTTCGGGTGATAGTAGTTCGATATATTACTAAAGCAGAATATGGCCTTCTTTCTTTATCACTGGCAATGATAAATATTTTGGTAGTGGTTTCTTGTTTAGGATTCATAAATGGGGTCCCAAGATTTATTTCTTATGCACTGGGCAAGAGGGAATATTCAAAAGCTTGGGCAACAATAAAAACATCTATCAGCTTAGTTGCTGTTTTAAGTATTTTTTTTGCCTTGGTGTTAGTTTCTTTTTCTAATTATATTGCAAATTTTTTTCACAAACTAGGTCTTATTCCAATTGTTAAAATAATAGCCTTTGTGCTTCCTTTAATGGCATTAACAGAAATTTTTATCTCTATTTTAAGGGGTTTTGAGGATGTAAAGGCCAAAGTTTTTTTTCAAGATATCTTTTCTAAGGGTATAAAAATTGTTATTGGAGGTTTAGTAATCTTATTAGATCTTTCCTTTAAGGGTGTGGTTTTTACATATTTAATCGGAGGATTTTTTACATTAATTTTTCTTTCTTATTACGCCAAAAGCAGGATTAATGAATTACTCCCAAAAATTTCAAATTTTTATCCTTCTATTACAAAGGAATTGATGTCTTTTTCTCTCCCTTTACTTGGGTCTAGCATTTTTGCAATTCTTAGAGAGCATTCTACTATACTCCTTCTTGGATACTTTAAACCAGCAAATACTGTGGGCCTTTATAATGTAGCATTACCTTTAGCCCAACTTATCTCTATGCCCTTAATGGCCATGGTTTTCATTTACCTTCCAATTGCCTCTCAGCTTTATGCGCAAGGGAATCTAAAAGATATGAAATTACTTTATATCAGTGTAACAAAATGGATATTCTTTATTACTCTACCTATTTTTTTATCCATGCTTTTAGCACCAAAAATAATTATTAAACTTTTATTTGGAAGCAAATATATTGAAGCAAGCGTTGCCTTACAAATTTTAACTTTAGGCTTTTTCATTCATACTTTTTTAGGGCCAAATGGGATGACTTTGATATCTATAGGAAAAACAAATATTATGCTATTTTGCAGTGTGATAAGCACATTTGTTGGAATAATTGTTGCTTTATTACTTATTCCAAATTATGGACTTATTGGAGCAGCTGTTTCTGCTGCCACTTCCCTTGCAATGTTTAATTTCTCAGCTTCTTTTTTTCTTTATAAAATATTTGCTTTACATCCATTTAAAAAAAACTATACTATACCACTCATTACTACAATAAGCTTAATTTTACTGGGATTTCATATAACAAAACATTTTTTAAGCTCAGACTGGCAAATTATTATTTCAGTTTTATTCCTTTCTATCTGTTTTCCCTTAATAACATTTTTGACAAAAAACTTTACTGAAGAGGATATTTGGTTTATAACAACAGTAAAGAAGAAAATGATAAACAATAGTCATACTTAA
- a CDS encoding sulfotransferase — protein sequence MAKRKIILIVGIPRSGTTWIAKILSKSTGAYYLHEPDNEKNNILAYIFKKGLHRYPYLNANDHLDSYYKLWEIAFKGKVIPKMINRFLRVLAIPRSKRLPIYENKVSSCLTDEFNTITKFFEKYQLYLTKYFTWKIIPYPEILIIKSVHCILSLPWIEKNFRPSKIIVVFKNPFNVITNYLEMKLPDAIRNIFNQNGLIEDHFKFLKSSHLDIINHGTFIQKMAMQIGGFYYFLEKEIPKHNDWIKIYHEDLCVNPIKKFYELFNKLNLKWNKNVENFIKKHDKKGKGFSISRKANEEIDKWKHNLSEPQIKEILECLKIFNQSTKWNKKWMNQFL from the coding sequence ATGGCTAAAAGAAAAATAATTCTTATAGTCGGTATTCCTCGTTCTGGAACTACATGGATTGCCAAAATTTTATCTAAGTCTACAGGAGCTTATTATTTGCATGAGCCTGATAATGAAAAAAATAATATTTTAGCTTACATTTTTAAAAAAGGTTTACATCGTTATCCATACTTAAATGCAAATGATCATTTAGATTCATATTATAAATTGTGGGAAATAGCATTTAAAGGTAAAGTTATTCCTAAAATGATTAATAGGTTTCTAAGAGTTCTTGCTATTCCTCGTTCTAAAAGATTGCCTATCTATGAGAATAAGGTAAGTAGTTGCCTTACAGATGAATTTAACACCATTACAAAATTCTTTGAAAAATATCAGCTATATCTTACTAAATATTTCACTTGGAAAATAATACCTTATCCTGAAATTCTTATAATTAAGTCAGTTCATTGTATATTAAGTTTACCTTGGATTGAAAAAAATTTTAGACCTAGTAAAATTATTGTAGTTTTTAAAAATCCATTTAATGTTATAACAAATTATTTAGAAATGAAATTACCAGACGCAATCCGAAATATATTTAACCAAAATGGTTTGATCGAAGATCATTTTAAATTTCTTAAATCCTCTCATTTAGATATTATTAACCATGGAACATTTATTCAAAAAATGGCTATGCAAATAGGCGGGTTTTATTATTTCCTAGAAAAAGAAATCCCTAAACATAATGATTGGATAAAAATATACCATGAAGACCTTTGTGTAAATCCAATAAAAAAGTTTTATGAACTTTTTAATAAACTTAATTTAAAATGGAATAAAAATGTAGAAAATTTTATAAAGAAGCATGATAAAAAAGGAAAGGGGTTTAGTATCAGTAGAAAAGCTAATGAAGAAATTGATAAGTGGAAACACAATTTGTCAGAACCCCAAATAAAAGAAATTTTAGAATGTCTTAAAATTTTTAATCAATCAACCAAATGGAATAAAAAATGGATGAACCAATTTTTATAG
- a CDS encoding sulfotransferase family protein, whose product MDEPIFIVGVPRSGTTLLRMMLNSHSRIAIAPETHFFRLFWANRHKYGDLNKDNNFQKLWNDLTKCKYFGDLKLKNVQEIYEDLFNGKRSYKAIFTKLIKEYAKQHNKTRWGEKTPGHLEYVKTILSFYPHAKMIHIIRDPRDVALSLKKVPWGSRDVFPIARFWKRYINIPKKMKVIHSYSYLEIRYEDLVRSPEETLKVICNFINEKVEKNMFKFYLVSENYLPENEPWKTGCLKPLNSEYIGKWKTKLKEWEVKQIIATCSHEMLEKGYIENEPNFSFTDKLVLKSKNLQSYIKSFIRWIVRRILDN is encoded by the coding sequence ATGGATGAACCAATTTTTATAGTAGGTGTGCCTCGTTCAGGGACTACATTGTTAAGGATGATGCTCAACTCTCATTCTAGAATCGCAATTGCTCCTGAAACTCATTTCTTCCGACTCTTTTGGGCCAACCGACATAAATATGGAGATCTTAATAAAGATAATAACTTCCAAAAATTATGGAATGACTTGACTAAATGTAAGTATTTTGGTGACCTAAAATTAAAAAATGTGCAAGAAATTTATGAAGATTTGTTTAATGGGAAAAGGAGTTATAAAGCTATATTTACAAAGCTTATTAAAGAATATGCAAAACAACACAATAAGACTCGATGGGGGGAAAAAACACCAGGTCATTTGGAATACGTAAAAACTATTTTATCTTTTTATCCTCATGCAAAAATGATTCACATAATCCGTGATCCTAGGGATGTAGCCTTATCTCTTAAAAAAGTGCCTTGGGGTTCAAGAGATGTTTTTCCTATTGCCAGGTTTTGGAAAAGGTATATAAATATACCCAAAAAAATGAAAGTAATACACAGTTATTCGTATTTAGAAATAAGATATGAAGATTTAGTAAGAAGTCCAGAAGAAACACTAAAAGTGATATGTAATTTTATTAATGAAAAAGTAGAGAAGAATATGTTTAAATTTTATTTAGTTTCTGAAAATTATTTACCTGAGAATGAACCTTGGAAAACGGGATGTTTGAAGCCTTTAAATTCTGAATACATAGGTAAATGGAAAACTAAATTAAAAGAGTGGGAAGTTAAACAAATTATTGCCACTTGTAGTCATGAAATGCTAGAAAAGGGTTACATTGAAAATGAACCAAATTTTTCTTTTACAGATAAATTAGTCTTAAAGAGTAAGAACTTACAATCATATATTAAGTCATTTATTCGTTGGATAGTGAGAAGAATACTTGATAACTAA
- a CDS encoding glycosyltransferase family 4 protein yields the protein MAEKNKTKRLYENFQFNCNKIFCKIRISNSKKKLHKLVLRIIKEQKIDILYINGFPINLLLADFKGVPKVLDLCDSPTLAYKREFENSAGFLNKQIAFLKYLRAKAIEKYLLQNYDVITFISSIDATFSARLARGYFEIIPNGVDTDYFAPIPSIKEQFPSLIFFGVMDFKPNVDAVLYFYNQIFPKVRKIFPDVHFYVVGKNPKRKIINLNKDRGITVTGTVKDIRPFIIKSSIVVIPMRIGSGMKNKILEAMALEKPIVCTSLAAEALNDKCKSKVFIADTPEEFAKKIIMLLKNEKIRQLYGFQGRKIVKEMYSWERSSKKYDELYKILLFKKYNR from the coding sequence TTGGCAGAAAAAAATAAAACGAAAAGGCTTTATGAAAATTTTCAATTTAATTGCAACAAAATCTTCTGCAAGATTAGAATTTCCAATAGTAAAAAAAAATTACATAAACTTGTATTGCGAATTATCAAAGAACAAAAAATTGATATTTTGTATATTAACGGATTTCCTATCAATCTACTGTTAGCTGATTTCAAGGGTGTACCAAAGGTTTTAGATCTTTGCGATTCTCCTACTTTAGCATATAAAAGAGAATTTGAAAATTCTGCAGGTTTTTTGAATAAACAAATAGCTTTTTTGAAATATCTTCGAGCAAAAGCTATTGAAAAATATCTTCTTCAAAATTATGATGTGATAACTTTCATTTCATCTATTGATGCGACATTTAGTGCTCGATTAGCAAGAGGATATTTTGAGATTATACCAAATGGTGTTGATACAGATTATTTTGCTCCTATTCCTTCTATAAAGGAACAATTTCCTAGTCTAATCTTTTTTGGAGTAATGGATTTTAAACCTAACGTTGATGCTGTTCTTTATTTTTATAATCAAATATTTCCAAAAGTAAGGAAAATATTTCCAGATGTTCATTTTTATGTCGTGGGTAAAAATCCTAAAAGAAAGATTATTAATTTAAACAAAGATAGGGGAATAACAGTTACAGGGACAGTAAAGGATATTCGGCCTTTTATTATAAAAAGTAGTATTGTTGTTATTCCTATGCGTATAGGTAGCGGTATGAAAAATAAAATCTTAGAGGCAATGGCTTTAGAAAAACCGATTGTCTGTACTTCATTAGCTGCGGAAGCTTTAAATGACAAATGTAAAAGTAAAGTTTTTATAGCAGATACACCAGAAGAGTTTGCAAAAAAAATAATAATGTTACTAAAAAATGAAAAAATAAGACAGTTATATGGATTTCAAGGTAGGAAGATAGTAAAGGAAATGTACAGTTGGGAGAGAAGTTCTAAAAAATATGATGAGTTATATAAAATACTTTTATTTAAAAAATATAATAGGTAA
- a CDS encoding O-antigen ligase family protein: MYYLLAILLLVIFILFPLLVPQSFMRFLLFTGAISLSFIVGERTFLTSIGGISPTAFKLFAVMIAGIIILGAEKRTINLAINIKFHLLFITYATLSLIWCEDVIYGLRNIAKLLAPPLLLLIFQIALPSEQEIRKTEKWIFLGGIFIIILGIIADALGLKPSQYHSIPRFTIPHLNPSPFSFYMLMLTLFSIVSFYYDRKNIYLLLFFLFSIFCVLPLTRITIGALLISLMVFLVLITRNKIIKTIMFLSPIFLIPFFIFLSTSISILKERMFLNPEIVSFSTIFQNPKLFLEQLNTSGRTTLWSFALEKFFQKNPLWGSGAGATQHFFYEKFGRGVVHSEYIRLLCELGIIGCTFFIIVFLLYLADMYKIWQRTKEITTKKYALTAILCLTSYLIISITDNAIDYVFHLSMYVFAFTAFAYQCYEQENSILY; this comes from the coding sequence ATGTATTATTTACTAGCTATCTTGTTATTAGTTATTTTTATTTTGTTCCCTCTTTTAGTCCCACAATCATTTATGCGTTTTCTTCTTTTTACTGGTGCTATAAGTTTAAGTTTTATAGTAGGAGAAAGGACTTTTTTAACCTCCATAGGTGGGATAAGCCCTACTGCTTTTAAGTTATTTGCTGTGATGATAGCTGGAATAATAATTTTAGGAGCAGAAAAAAGGACAATAAATTTAGCAATTAATATCAAATTTCACTTATTGTTTATTACGTATGCTACTTTAAGTTTAATTTGGTGTGAAGATGTAATATATGGATTAAGAAATATTGCAAAATTACTTGCTCCTCCTTTGCTGTTATTAATTTTTCAAATTGCTTTACCTTCCGAGCAGGAAATAAGAAAAACCGAAAAGTGGATTTTTTTAGGCGGTATTTTTATAATAATCCTAGGTATTATTGCAGATGCACTTGGCTTAAAGCCAAGTCAATACCACTCTATACCTAGATTCACTATACCTCATTTAAACCCAAGCCCTTTTTCTTTTTATATGTTGATGCTGACATTATTTTCAATAGTCAGCTTTTATTATGATAGAAAAAATATTTATCTTCTTTTGTTTTTCCTTTTTTCAATATTTTGTGTTTTGCCACTTACAAGGATAACAATAGGTGCATTATTGATTTCATTAATGGTTTTTCTAGTGTTAATTACAAGAAATAAAATAATAAAGACAATCATGTTCTTATCACCTATTTTTCTAATACCTTTTTTTATTTTTTTATCTACAAGCATTAGTATTTTAAAAGAAAGAATGTTTTTAAATCCCGAAATAGTATCTTTTTCTACAATTTTTCAAAATCCAAAATTATTTTTAGAGCAATTAAATACTTCGGGAAGAACAACACTTTGGTCCTTTGCTTTAGAAAAATTTTTTCAAAAAAATCCTTTGTGGGGATCTGGAGCAGGTGCGACTCAGCATTTTTTTTATGAAAAATTTGGAAGAGGAGTTGTTCACAGTGAATATATTAGATTATTATGTGAATTAGGAATTATAGGTTGTACATTTTTTATAATTGTGTTCTTATTATATTTAGCTGATATGTATAAAATTTGGCAGAGAACAAAGGAGATAACAACCAAAAAATATGCCTTGACAGCTATTCTCTGTCTAACTTCTTACTTGATCATAAGCATAACGGATAATGCAATAGATTATGTGTTTCATCTTAGTATGTATGTATTTGCTTTTACAGCATTTGCTTATCAATGTTATGAACAAGAAAATAGCATACTTTATTGA